A DNA window from Aspergillus nidulans FGSC A4 chromosome V contains the following coding sequences:
- a CDS encoding uncharacterized protein (transcript_id=CADANIAT00002833), whose product MGDRLQPVDQQVVTEKNPNNNDQEPTPKTSTDQLPKGPIGPSPPPNGGLVAWLHVVAGFMLFFNTWGLLNTFGVFQTYYESGTLFRRSSSDISWIGSVQAFMLLLVGFITGPIYDRGYLRTLLTVGSFGIVFGTMMLSLCKEYWQVLLAQGFCVGIGAGCLFVPCVSILPTYFSSKLGAALGLAVAGSSLGGIIYPIVLNRLLSPLGFGWAVRVIGFIALGTLLLPIVIMKQRVKPPKARALIDWTAFTDIPFMTLVIAGLIAFMGLFTLLFYISYVASARHLTSNDMAFYLVPILNAASCFGRTIPTAMADKFGPFNLIGPFCMVVGVLILCMMAVVNEAGIIVIAVFAGFFSGALIGLPPLCFVALTKDKSKIGTRLGMGFGIMAFGVLAGGPGAGDILGDTHDLDWNGVWIFGGASCLAAAAIFAGLRVSQYGFKLRVKA is encoded by the coding sequence ATGGGCGACCGACTCCAACCAGTCGACCAGCAGGTCGTGACCGAAAAGAACCCTAACAATAATGACCAAGAGCCTACACCAAAGACGTCGACGGATCAGCTCCCCAAGGGCCCGATCGGTCCCAGTCCTCCTCCCAATGGCGGACTCGTGGCCTGGCTGCACGTGGTCGCTGGTTTCATGCTGTTCTTCAATACCTGGGGGTTGCTCAACACTTTCGGCGTCTTCCAGACATACTACGAATCCGGGACTCTCTTCCGTCGGAGCTCCTCAGATATCTCGTGGATCGGATCAGTCCAGGCTttcatgctgctgctcgtcggcttcatcaCAGGGCCCATCTATGACCGGGGGTACCTTCGCACGCTGCTGACCGTGGGCAGCTTCggcatcgtcttcggcaCCATGATGCTCAGTCTCTGCAAGGAGTACTGGCAGGTCCTGCTGGCGCAGGGCTTCTGCGTCGGAATCGGTGCTGGATGCCTATTTGTCCCGTGCGTCTCGATCCTGCCAACATACTTCTCTTCCAAACTAGGCGCCGCGCTCGGTCTCGCCGTTGCGGGATCCTCTCTCGGCGGGATCATCTATCCCATCGTCCTGAATCGCCTCCTCAGTCCCCTCGGCTTTGGCTGGGCCGTCCGAGTGATTGGTTTCATTGCCCTCggcaccctcctcctcccgaTCGTCATTATGAAGCAGCGCGTCAAACCACCCAAGGCCCGCGCCCTGATAGACTGGACCGCGTTTACCGACATCCCATTCATGACGCTCGTCATCGCCGGTCTCATCGCCTTCATGGGTCTTTTCACGCTGCTATTCTACATCTCCTACGTCGCCTCTGCGCGCCATCTCACGTCCAACGACATGGCCTTCTACCTCGTCCCTATCCTTAACGCCGCTTCCTGTTTCGGACGTACAATCCCCACCGCTATGGCTGACAAGTTCGGGCCCTTCAACCTGATCGGGCCCTTTTGCATGGTGGTCGGCGTCTTGATCCTCTGCATGATGGCTGTCGTCAATGAAGCCGGGATTATTGTGATTGCCGTTTTCGCCGGATTCTTCAGCGGCGCCTTGATTGGTCTCCCGCCGCTGTGCTTTGTCGCGCTCACAAAGGATAAGAGTAAGATTGGGACGAGGCTTGGGATGGGCTTTGGTATAATGGCCTTTGGAGTGCTGGCGGGGGGACCCGGGGCGGGTGATATTCTGGGCGATACTCATGATCTGGATTGGAACGGGGTCTGGATATTCGGTGGCGCTAGTTGTCTTGCTGCGGCAGCGatctttgctggcttgaGGGTTTCCCAGTATGGATTCAAGCTGCGGGTGAAAGCGTAG
- a CDS encoding spherulation-specific family 4 protein (transcript_id=CADANIAT00002836), with protein sequence MESLKHTQEGSNPVSRLRKCDLRRRWWITIGVVVAIAVILAVVIPLALILPNRGDKGEPSSVIFPLYIYPETDSTWAPLYDAIAAHPDLQFLLVVNPSSGPGDSSTPDEAYQTAIRQLNTYANVQKIGYVRTNYAQRNVSEVLADISTYSGWPSQSADLAVTGIFFDESPHQYAAETVEYLERINAAVINASGIGGDKTIIHNPGTLPDSQLVLNTTSITVVFEQSYDHYKTSQESRLSAVADSADRDSWAYIFHSVPQMGNSNMDSFVREISRQAAYLYATTRSTEYYEHFDTRLEEFCDAVPT encoded by the exons ATGGAGTCCCTTAAACACACCCAGGAGGGCAGTAACCCGGTCTCTCGATTGCGCAAATGCGACCTCCGTCGCCGGTGGTGGATTACCATTGGAGTCGTGGTCGCTATCGCAGTCATCCTGGCCGTGGTTATCCCACTGGCGCTCATTCTACCCAACCGTGGGGATAAAGGCGAACCTTCGAGCGTGATCTTCCCACTGTATATCTACCCCGAGACGGACAGCACATGGGCTCCTTTATATGACGC CATCGCAGCCCACCCCGATCTGCAGTTCCTGCTGGTGGTCAACCCATCAAGCGGACCCGGCGATTCGTCCACCCCGGACGAGGCGTACCAAACCGCGATCCGGCAGCTGAATACCTATGCCAACGTCCAGAAGATCGGATACGTGCGAACAAACTATGCCCAGCGCAACGTCTCTGAGGTGCTGGCCGACATCTCAACCTATTCTGGGTGGCCGTCGCAATCCGCAGATCTAGCCGTGACCGGGATATTCTTCGACGAATCGCCGCACCAGTATGCCGCTGAGACGGTCGAATATCTGGAACGCATCAATGCGGCGGTTATAAATGCCTCGGGAATTGGGGGCGACAAGACG ATCATTCACAATCCGGGCACCCTCCCCGACAGCCAGCTAGTCCTCAACACGACCTCGATCACCGTCGTCTTTGAGCAGTCCTACGACCACTACAAgaccagccaagagtccCGGCTGAGCGCGGTCGCCGACTCCGCGGACCGCGACTCTTGGGCGTATATCTTCCACTCCGTCCCGCAGATGGGTAACAGCAATATGGACAGCTTTGTGCGCGAGATCAGCCGTCAGGCGGCGTACTTGTATGCAACTACACGGTCAACCGAGTACTACGAGCATTTTGATACGAGACTCGAGGAGTTTTGTGACGCCGTGCCGACTTGA
- a CDS encoding spherulation-specific family 4 protein (transcript_id=CADANIAT00002835), which produces MQAQKSAVKSAVVVPLYIYPLSAESWAPLYAAIETNPTLTFLVIVNPNSGPGLPEHPSPDASYSQQVPRLNAYRNVLTIGYIRVDYCRKPLQEALAEIARYASWSEHYETTGLGVRGIFVDETPNHYSREKEEYLRSITSFVKECPGILDEKLIAHNPGTPPDVRLAQPAEVTFVCEESYARFRSDEVQNWLAAHPVDRDRAGYMISGVPVDELPQLVRDLRTRAAWLFVTDVKENFYERFSDAWRDGTFIRALHGKNQC; this is translated from the exons ATGCAAGCACAAAAATCGGCGGTAAAATCGGCGGTCGTGGTACCCCTCTACATTTATCCCCTGTCCGCCGAGTCCTGGGCTCCTCTTTATGCAGC aatTGAAACGAATCCCACTCTCACCTTCCTGGTCATCGTGAACCCCAACAGCGGCCCTGGGCTCCCTGAACACCCCTCCCCCGATGCCAGCTACAGCCAACAAGTGCCACGGCTGAATGCCTACCGCAATGTCCTCACAATCGGCTACATCCGGGTCGACTACTGCCGGAAACCCCTGCAAGAAGCACTAGCCGAGATTGCGCGGTATGCGTCCTGGTCGGAGCACTATGAGACAACGGGGCTCGGCGTGCGCGGGATCTTTGTGGACGAGACGCCGAACCATTATTcgcgagagaaagaagagtatCTCAGATCGATTACGAGTTTCGTAAAAGAGTGTCCGGGGATTCTGGACGAGAAGCTT ATCGCTCACAACCCAGGCACACCCCCCGACGTCCGTCTCGCCCAGCCTGCCGAGGTGACCTTTGTTTGCGAAGAGTCATACGCTCGCTTCCGCTCAGACGAGGTCCAGAACTGGCTGGCAGCTCACCCCGTCGACCGGGATCGCGCCGGGTACATGATTAGCGGGGTGCCGGTGGATGAGCTGCCTCAGCTAGTGCGGGACTTGCGGACCCGGGCGGCTTGGCTATTTGTTACAGATGTGAAGGAGAATTTTTACGAGCGGTTTAGCGATGCTTGGAGAGATGGGACGTTTATAAGGGCGCTTCATGGAAAGAACCAGTGCTGA
- a CDS encoding uncharacterized protein (transcript_id=CADANIAT00002834), with the protein MVSQNMEPLLVPRRLPIIPEATERLYEQAQWPDVLPIFKPQSPPMPTGNCEPSLRVDNPQAPERSLKLHWRDAIRQQDTREELTGQVPRSTSHTSFYNMARLVNIKHQRGFWGKVLIEYGVYTMCAAFVYLVLIGMPLWKGAVYWLYWLVKHNYTYIPLLAIFEDNAPGPEYYEQRNIEPRALNTALLIPTYKSAPILDRTLTAALRVFPAQNIYIIANGNSSTPLDNTEEICRRYGVNHIWSPVGSKIVALFVGCYAVKPFRSVLVMDDDCILPSNFIVVASRLSDTTRCIGYTIKSAGISEDEGTWCQKAQDLEYKLAGLQRCFAAKVGSATFPHGAISLWDRDFLQKTLEHHPGFSISEDWFLGDSCRQMGGRIQMCSAVFVETGTPSSLLIGERDQERGGFGEMTVCRQRFTRWNFFNTTGVWHNIAYIFGSWKLGVWEIGTKVFVLQEVSQLIVHQVYETVLYLLTPFVLPVSLIVQPWFCVSMTVAILGLYLLHVILFNEIHLRRKKERLKIVTGIPFVFIKVNKERVTAQAKLFGFEYDSHTITVLLGYTASELRTIIADPNIDIHAFAAFTDPEGALFRCTDDVGGLELVEFCFEGCTTPPNGDVCEA; encoded by the exons ATGGTGAGCCAGAACATGGAACCTCTACTTGTCCCAAGACGCCTTCCGATAATCCCAGAGGCAACAGAACGTCTGTACGAGCAAGCGCAATGGCCAGATGTGCTTCCCATCTTCAAACCACAGTCGCCACCAATGCCGACGGGTAATTGTGAGCCTTCATTGAGGGTGGACAATCCACAGGCCCCTGAGAGATCATTGAAATTACATTGGCGGGACGCGATACGGCAGCAAGATACGCGCGAAGAACTGACCGGCCAGGTTCCTCGCAGTACCAGCCACACGAGCTTCTACAATATGGCAAGGCTGGTGAATATCAAGCATCAACGTGGGTTCTGGGGCAAGGTCTTGATAGAGTACGGTGTCTACACCATGTGCGCGGCTTTTGTGTACCTGGTTCTTATCGGCATGCCCTTGTGGAAGGGGGCGGTTTACTGGCTTTACTGGCTGGTGAAACATAA TTATACTTATATCCCGCTACTGGCCATCTTTGAGGATAATGCCCCAGGGCCAGAGTATTACGAGCAACGCAACATCGAGCCCCGAGCGCTCAACACTGCCCTCCTGATCCCAACCTACAAATCGGCCCCCATCCTCGACCGGACGCTCACGGCGGCCCTGAGGGTGTTCCCTGCGCAGAACATCTATATCATTGCGAACGGGAACTCCTCGACGCCGCTGGACAATACAGAGGAGATCTGTCGGCGGTACGGAGTGAATCATATCTGGAGCCCGGTTGGTTCGAAGATAGTagccctcttcgtcggatGCTACGCGGTCAAACCGTTTCGTTCGGTCCTCGTCATGGACGACGACTGTATCCTTCCGTCGAACTTCATAGTCGTCGCCTCGCGCTTGTCTGATACTACTCGCTGCATTGGATATACGATTAAATCGGCTGGGATCAGTGAAGACGAGGGAACGTGGTGTCAAAAAGCACAGGATCTGGAGTACAAGCTCGCTGGGCTGCAGCGCTGTTTTGCGGCTAAGGTGGGCAGTGCCACATTTCCACATGGGGCGATCTCGCTCTGGGATCGCGACTTTCTTCAAAAGACGCTGGAGCATCACCCTGGGTTCTCAATCAGCGAGGACTGGTTCCTTGGAGACTCTTGTCGGCAAATGGGCGGGCGGATCCAGATGTGCAGTGCAGTTTTTGTCGAAACCGGGACCCCCTCAAGTTTGTTGATCGGGGAGCGCGACCAGGAGCGAGGAGGCTTTGGCGAGATGACAGTATGTCGGCAACGGTTTACGCGGTGGAATTTCTTCAATACAACGGGTGTGTGGCACAACATAGCTTATATCTTCGGGTCGTGGAAGTTGGGTGTATGGGAAATTGGGACCAAAGTCTTTGTCCTGCAAGAG GTATCCCAGCTCATCGTACACCAGGTCTACGAGACAGTGCTATACTTGTTGACCCCGTTTGTCTTGCCTGTGTCGCTGATTGTGCAGCCATGGTTCTGCGTCAGCATGACAGTAGCAATATTGGGCCTCTATCTACTCCACGTCATTCTTTTTAATGAGATCCACCttcgaagaaagaaagaacgT TTGAAAATAGTCACCGGCATCCCTTTCGTCTTTATAAAGGTTAATAAAGAAAGGGTTACCGCACAGGCTAAATTGTTTGGTTTTGAGTATGACAGCCATACCATCACCGTCCTACTTG GGTACACCGCGTCTGAGCTCCGGACAATTATAGCTGACCCGAACATTGACATACATGCCTTTGCCGCGTTTACCGATCCAGAAGGCGCATTGTTCCGGTGCACAGATGATGTTGGAGGGTTGGAGTTGGTAGAATTTTGCTTTGAGGGGTGCACGACACCCCCTAATGGAGATGTTTGTGAAGCTTAG